The Salinibacterium sp. M195 genome includes a window with the following:
- a CDS encoding biotin--[acetyl-CoA-carboxylase] ligase, producing the protein MQLPLSTAVLADLQYREQVGSTNHELMAQAARGDAQHLAAMITTDQTAGRGRLGREWIAPPGRTLAVSVLLAPSDATIESLAWMPLIGGLAMARAVRTLVTDREVTLKWPNDVQIEGMKVSGLLSELVSDGTGVVVGAGLNLTIERDELPTSVSTSLLLEGVDPGVDLALSRYLTELVGLYEQFVVGGLDPVRSGLADAVRAECGTIGRRVRVELPGGGRLFGTAETIDDHGQLVVRDDANNGLQHVAAGDVTHLRYE; encoded by the coding sequence ATGCAACTCCCTTTGAGCACCGCGGTTCTCGCCGACCTTCAGTACCGTGAGCAGGTCGGTTCAACCAACCACGAACTGATGGCGCAAGCCGCGCGCGGCGACGCGCAGCACCTTGCTGCGATGATCACCACAGATCAGACGGCAGGACGCGGCAGGCTCGGTCGGGAGTGGATCGCGCCGCCTGGCAGAACACTGGCTGTCTCGGTGCTGCTGGCGCCGAGCGACGCCACTATCGAATCTTTGGCCTGGATGCCGTTGATCGGCGGTCTGGCAATGGCTCGCGCCGTGCGCACCCTGGTCACCGATCGCGAGGTGACCCTGAAGTGGCCAAATGACGTGCAGATCGAGGGCATGAAAGTTTCCGGTTTACTCTCAGAGCTGGTTTCGGACGGCACGGGAGTCGTCGTCGGCGCCGGGCTGAACCTCACAATCGAGCGCGATGAGCTGCCGACATCCGTCTCAACGTCTTTGCTGCTGGAAGGAGTCGATCCTGGCGTCGATCTCGCACTCAGTCGCTATTTGACGGAACTCGTGGGTCTTTATGAACAGTTTGTTGTCGGCGGACTCGACCCGGTGCGCAGCGGGCTCGCGGATGCCGTGCGAGCCGAGTGTGGAACAATCGGCCGACGCGTGCGGGTAGAGCTTCCCGGTGGCGGTCGACTATTCGGCACGGCCGAAACCATCGATGATCACGGGCAGCTGGTAGTGCGGGATGACGCGAACAACGGCTTGCAGCACGTCGCGGCTGGCGACGTCACCCACCTGCGGTATGAATGA
- a CDS encoding PH domain-containing protein has product MPNETVSVQREAIVARVRSHARALVFPGIVLVAVAAAVGFYFGSFAEDWQNLALLTAGLVLIVFAWFLPYFSWLARNYTITTRRVVLSSGVFIRVRQELLHSRGYDVTVRQTWVQRMFGSGDLLINAGHDYPVVLRDIPSVSLTQAALHDLMENNQNVVSMRRQREESQPSDETTVWGTR; this is encoded by the coding sequence ATGCCAAATGAGACAGTGAGTGTTCAACGCGAGGCAATAGTTGCCCGCGTTCGCTCACACGCGCGTGCTTTGGTCTTTCCCGGCATCGTTCTCGTTGCTGTGGCAGCGGCTGTGGGCTTTTACTTCGGCAGCTTCGCCGAAGACTGGCAGAATCTTGCGCTGCTGACCGCGGGACTCGTTCTTATCGTTTTCGCCTGGTTCTTGCCCTACTTCAGCTGGCTTGCCAGAAACTACACCATCACCACACGCCGCGTCGTGCTCTCGAGCGGTGTCTTTATCCGCGTTCGGCAAGAGCTTTTGCACAGCCGCGGCTATGACGTGACCGTGCGTCAAACCTGGGTGCAGCGGATGTTCGGCAGCGGCGATTTGCTCATTAACGCCGGTCACGACTACCCGGTCGTGTTGCGGGACATCCCGTCGGTCTCTCTCACTCAAGCAGCTCTTCACGACCTCATGGAAAACAACCAGAATGTTGTTTCGATGAGACGCCAACGTGAAGAATCGCAGCCCTCGGACGAAACGACAGTCTGGGGAACTCGCTAG
- a CDS encoding UDP-glucose/GDP-mannose dehydrogenase family protein translates to MKISVIGCGYLGAVHASSLAKLGHVVVGIDIDQAKIDLLSSAKAPFYEPGLPELLSETLATGALTFSTDMRLARGAAVHFVAVGTPQQEDSNAVDLRAVESAFEAIVLQVSPGDVVVGKSTVPVGTAQRLAELVEAAGAHLVWNPEFLREGYAVKDTISPDRLVYGVRPGDDHSVAVLDEVYASALAQEIPRVVTDFATSELVKVAANAFLATKISFINAMAEVAEVTGADVTQLADAIGYDQRIGRRFLNAGLGFGGGCLPKDIRGFMARASELGAGDALNFLGEVDAINLRRRERMVDLCREVLGGNIEGAKIAVLGLAFKPDSDDVRDSPALDVAARLAELGGNVRATDPQAVETSRRLRPELDYVATAEEAARDADVVLVLTEWREYRNIDPVALGSVVSVRAILDGRNCLDPVQWREAGWTYRALGRP, encoded by the coding sequence GTGAAGATCTCAGTTATTGGATGCGGCTACCTGGGTGCTGTTCATGCGTCCTCGCTCGCAAAACTCGGCCATGTTGTTGTCGGTATCGACATCGATCAGGCGAAAATTGACCTGCTGTCCTCCGCTAAGGCGCCCTTCTATGAGCCAGGGCTTCCCGAACTCTTAAGCGAGACGCTCGCGACGGGGGCTCTCACTTTCTCGACCGACATGCGTCTCGCGCGAGGGGCAGCGGTGCATTTTGTTGCCGTGGGCACTCCGCAGCAGGAAGACTCGAATGCGGTCGATTTGCGCGCCGTTGAGTCGGCATTCGAGGCGATCGTTCTCCAGGTCTCGCCTGGCGACGTCGTCGTCGGAAAATCAACGGTGCCGGTGGGAACCGCTCAGCGGCTTGCCGAGCTCGTTGAAGCAGCCGGGGCGCACCTCGTGTGGAATCCAGAATTCTTGCGCGAAGGCTATGCGGTAAAAGACACCATCAGCCCCGATCGCCTCGTCTATGGTGTGCGGCCGGGCGATGACCACTCTGTCGCCGTGCTCGATGAGGTGTACGCCTCAGCGCTCGCTCAAGAGATTCCTCGAGTAGTCACGGACTTTGCCACCTCGGAACTCGTCAAAGTTGCCGCTAACGCGTTCCTTGCGACAAAAATTTCGTTCATCAACGCCATGGCCGAGGTTGCTGAGGTCACCGGTGCTGATGTCACCCAGCTTGCGGATGCCATCGGTTATGACCAGCGCATCGGCCGCCGCTTTCTCAATGCCGGTCTCGGATTCGGCGGTGGCTGTCTCCCGAAGGACATCCGAGGCTTTATGGCGCGCGCGTCAGAGCTAGGAGCCGGCGACGCGCTGAACTTCCTCGGTGAGGTTGATGCGATCAACCTTCGCCGCCGTGAGCGCATGGTTGACCTGTGTCGCGAGGTTCTCGGCGGAAACATCGAGGGCGCAAAGATTGCGGTTCTTGGCCTCGCTTTCAAGCCAGATTCTGACGATGTGCGGGATTCTCCCGCGCTCGACGTTGCCGCTCGCCTTGCTGAGTTGGGTGGGAACGTTCGGGCGACCGACCCCCAAGCAGTCGAAACCTCGCGCCGCTTGCGCCCTGAGCTCGACTATGTGGCTACTGCGGAAGAGGCCGCCCGCGATGCTGATGTCGTACTTGTGCTGACCGAGTGGCGCGAATATCGAAACATCGATCCCGTCGCGCTCGGCTCAGTCGTTTCGGTGCGCGCGATCCTCGACGGTAGAAACTGTTTGGACCCGGTGCAGTGGCGCGAGGCCGGCTGGACGTACCGCGCTCTCGGTCGCCCCTAG
- a CDS encoding GtrA family protein produces the protein MRKLLGQFLRFGVVGLGGLVIDVAVFNLLRLTILSPDVLHEGPVIAKIISTTLAIGANWIGNRRWTFATSARTRATREGVEFALVSIAGMGIGVLSLWVSHYVLGYTSLLADNIATNVVGLALGAFFRFALYRWWVFSPHREVVTANSGLGATESAVRPAGLAPLHRVQTVSTVEDRAHRND, from the coding sequence ATGCGAAAGCTGCTCGGCCAGTTTCTGCGTTTCGGCGTAGTAGGGCTCGGCGGGCTTGTGATCGATGTCGCGGTATTCAATCTGTTGCGGCTCACAATTCTCTCACCGGACGTTCTTCATGAAGGACCGGTGATCGCCAAAATCATCTCGACCACTTTGGCCATCGGCGCCAATTGGATTGGCAATCGTCGCTGGACTTTCGCCACTTCGGCACGCACTCGTGCCACTCGCGAAGGCGTCGAGTTTGCTCTCGTTAGCATCGCCGGAATGGGGATCGGGGTGCTCAGCCTGTGGGTATCCCACTACGTTCTTGGCTATACCTCGCTCCTTGCCGACAACATTGCCACGAACGTTGTGGGCCTCGCGCTGGGGGCGTTCTTCCGTTTTGCTCTCTACCGCTGGTGGGTTTTCAGCCCCCACCGCGAAGTAGTCACTGCTAATTCGGGCCTAGGGGCGACCGAGAGCGCGGTACGTCCAGCCGGCCTCGCGCCACTGCACCGGGTCCAAACAGTTTCTACCGTCGAGGATCGCGCGCACCGAAACGACTGA
- a CDS encoding 5-(carboxyamino)imidazole ribonucleotide synthase, which produces MPPIVGVIGGGQLARMMIPRAIELGFELRVLAEAEGMSAAIAATAVGDYRDAATVLEFARDVDVITFDHEHVPQDVLAQLAEAGVSVHPGAAPLAVAQDKILMRQELTRLGLPVPEWASVSTPAELEDFLAANGGRVIVKTPRGGYDGKGVRVVSESSDVADWFEAGGPLLAEELVSFTRELAQLAARSPSGEVALWPLVESIQQDGVCAEVIAPAPSLTAPTAAAAAEIARTVADKLGVTGVLAVELFETADGQLLINELAMRPHNSGHWTMDGAVTSQFEQHLRAVLDLPLGATDARSPWTVMINVLGGPTSGTIAERYPLALANQPTAKFHEYGKAPRPGRKVGHVNVSGVDLDDVVYRARAAAAILKD; this is translated from the coding sequence GTGCCACCAATCGTGGGCGTAATTGGCGGAGGCCAGCTGGCCAGAATGATGATCCCGCGCGCAATCGAGCTCGGTTTCGAGTTGCGCGTGCTCGCGGAGGCCGAAGGAATGTCTGCCGCGATTGCCGCCACTGCGGTCGGCGACTATCGGGATGCGGCCACCGTTCTTGAGTTTGCTCGCGATGTTGACGTGATTACGTTCGACCATGAGCACGTGCCTCAGGATGTGCTGGCTCAGTTGGCCGAGGCCGGGGTCTCCGTGCACCCGGGCGCAGCACCACTCGCGGTTGCTCAAGACAAGATTCTGATGCGCCAAGAGCTCACGCGCCTGGGGCTGCCCGTTCCTGAATGGGCGAGCGTGTCGACGCCAGCCGAGCTTGAGGACTTTCTTGCTGCCAACGGCGGTCGGGTGATCGTCAAAACTCCTCGCGGAGGCTATGACGGCAAAGGTGTTCGTGTTGTCTCAGAGTCCAGCGACGTCGCAGACTGGTTCGAAGCGGGTGGGCCACTCCTTGCCGAAGAGTTGGTGTCATTCACTCGGGAACTTGCACAACTCGCCGCACGTAGTCCTAGTGGCGAAGTAGCCCTCTGGCCTCTCGTGGAATCAATCCAACAAGACGGGGTGTGCGCTGAAGTCATCGCGCCAGCGCCATCGCTCACCGCGCCAACGGCGGCTGCCGCAGCCGAGATCGCTCGCACCGTCGCCGACAAGCTCGGCGTCACTGGTGTTCTCGCGGTGGAACTCTTCGAGACCGCCGATGGGCAACTGCTGATCAATGAGCTCGCCATGCGCCCCCACAACAGCGGGCACTGGACCATGGATGGCGCGGTCACCAGCCAATTCGAACAACACTTGCGGGCCGTGCTCGATCTGCCTCTCGGCGCGACAGATGCGCGCTCGCCGTGGACCGTCATGATCAACGTTCTCGGGGGACCAACATCCGGAACCATCGCTGAGCGTTATCCGCTCGCCCTCGCCAACCAACCCACCGCCAAATTTCACGAATATGGCAAAGCCCCGCGACCCGGTCGCAAGGTCGGACACGTGAACGTGAGCGGTGTTGACCTCGACGATGTCGTGTACCGCGCGCGTGCCGCAGCGGCGATTCTCAAGGATTGA
- the purE gene encoding 5-(carboxyamino)imidazole ribonucleotide mutase has translation MGSVTQPQVAVVMGSDSDWKVMVDASAALKDFGIVHEVSVVSAHRSPEKMIAFGKEAASRGIRVIIAGAGGAAHLPGMLAAVTTLPVVGVPVPLAKLDGMDSLLSIVQMPAGIPVATVSIGGARNAGILAARILGSGDAELTQKLADYAASLEAMVDDKNAALNASL, from the coding sequence ATGGGTTCCGTGACTCAACCGCAAGTAGCCGTCGTAATGGGATCAGACTCTGACTGGAAGGTCATGGTCGACGCTTCTGCCGCGCTCAAAGACTTTGGAATTGTGCACGAAGTCAGCGTGGTTTCGGCCCACCGCAGCCCCGAAAAAATGATTGCGTTCGGCAAAGAGGCTGCCAGTCGTGGCATTCGAGTGATCATTGCGGGCGCTGGCGGAGCAGCCCACTTGCCTGGCATGCTCGCCGCAGTTACTACCCTCCCGGTTGTCGGCGTTCCTGTTCCTCTCGCCAAGCTTGACGGCATGGATTCGTTGCTGTCGATTGTGCAAATGCCCGCGGGCATCCCCGTCGCAACTGTCTCGATTGGTGGAGCACGAAACGCGGGAATCCTCGCCGCGCGCATCCTCGGCTCTGGTGATGCCGAATTGACTCAGAAGCTGGCCGACTACGCGGCAAGCCTCGAGGCAATGGTGGATGACAAGAACGCTGCACTGAACGCGAGCCTGTGA
- a CDS encoding LCP family protein, translating to MSASSSLRQPADRSAATMTKRAWWLLGLNILIPGSAQLLAGNRKLGRFGVVASLIFVLLVVLAIILMTAAPAVLLTIGSSTIGLWAIAIMLAFYAVLWLVLTVNAWRLANLGRASTGGRTLVAAFSALVLVAVAGTAGYGAYVATTANSFLSDVFIAAPTKEPVNGRYNILLLGGDAGADRDGLRPDSITLASIDAETGEAVLIGLPRNMERTPFVAGSPLADKYPEGYGVYGCDVDVCLLNSIYTEVELNTPELYPDAVANGSTPGIEAMRDAVEGITGLSIQYYALIDMQGFSDLIDSLGGVTINVEEAVPIHSDPEFTIVAEWIPAGVQVMDGYHALWFARSRHDTTDYDRMGRQRQLQQAVVEQFTPSNVLTKFQAIASASSKVVTTDVPQGSLGYFVNLASKTRALPIGSLELVPANDIDPEYPDFEYVRELVAGATVPTVVDDSTE from the coding sequence GTGAGCGCATCTAGTTCACTCCGTCAGCCAGCCGACCGTTCGGCGGCGACGATGACAAAGCGCGCGTGGTGGCTACTCGGCCTCAACATTCTTATTCCCGGCTCGGCCCAGTTGCTCGCCGGAAATCGCAAGCTTGGGCGTTTTGGGGTCGTCGCGAGCTTGATCTTCGTGCTCCTCGTGGTGCTCGCGATCATATTGATGACTGCGGCTCCGGCGGTGCTGCTCACGATCGGCAGCAGCACGATCGGTCTCTGGGCAATCGCCATAATGCTGGCCTTCTATGCAGTGCTGTGGCTTGTGCTGACCGTCAACGCCTGGCGGTTGGCGAATCTCGGCCGAGCCAGTACCGGAGGCCGAACCCTCGTCGCTGCCTTTAGTGCCCTCGTGCTTGTTGCCGTTGCCGGCACTGCCGGGTACGGCGCCTACGTAGCCACGACAGCTAACTCATTCCTGAGCGATGTCTTCATCGCCGCCCCCACCAAGGAACCCGTCAACGGACGTTACAACATCCTCTTGCTGGGAGGAGACGCTGGCGCAGACCGTGACGGTTTGCGCCCCGACAGCATCACTCTGGCCAGCATCGACGCGGAAACGGGCGAAGCTGTCTTGATTGGGCTACCCCGAAACATGGAGCGCACTCCGTTCGTTGCCGGTTCGCCCCTCGCTGACAAATACCCGGAAGGCTATGGCGTCTATGGCTGCGACGTTGACGTATGCCTGCTGAATTCCATCTACACCGAAGTCGAGCTCAACACCCCAGAGCTGTATCCCGACGCTGTTGCCAACGGAAGCACACCCGGAATCGAAGCAATGCGTGACGCCGTCGAAGGAATCACCGGCCTCAGCATCCAGTACTACGCCCTTATCGACATGCAAGGGTTCTCTGACCTCATCGACTCGCTCGGTGGCGTCACGATCAATGTTGAAGAAGCAGTGCCGATTCATAGCGATCCCGAATTCACCATTGTTGCCGAGTGGATTCCCGCCGGCGTGCAAGTGATGGATGGCTACCACGCGCTCTGGTTCGCCCGTTCACGCCACGACACCACTGACTACGACCGAATGGGGCGGCAGCGTCAGCTGCAGCAAGCCGTTGTCGAACAATTCACTCCGTCAAACGTGTTGACGAAGTTTCAAGCGATTGCGTCAGCCAGCTCGAAAGTGGTCACGACCGATGTTCCTCAAGGAAGCTTGGGTTACTTTGTGAACCTCGCGTCGAAAACCCGTGCGCTGCCGATTGGTTCGCTCGAGTTAGTTCCGGCAAACGACATCGATCCTGAGTACCCCGACTTCGAGTATGTTCGCGAGCTCGTGGCCGGAGCTACAGTGCCAACGGTGGTAGACGACAGCACCGAATAG
- a CDS encoding glycosyltransferase yields the protein MTNLRVIIDEMLSPNHGSVARYSEELTRGLIASAPNNCYVEAFVSASTDAEYALIAERLPNLAKLHKSALSRRELRASWQHGFTKIPGTGMLHATSLLAPLRRHDRLHRGDQIVVTVHETVAWTRQDQLGSRQASWSRAMLARAEKYADAVVVPSHTVAQQLDEIAQFGDRVRVISGAPSTSLRVPDNGEERAEELNLPERFLLAIGGLDPNRAIDHLIRALRDVDDDVVLLLVGPEPDDETIAAFVASEGIRPERVRCLGTLSNEDLSVAFDHASAFVYPNLDVGFGMPVLEALSFGIPVVHSDAPALVELAADAGVVVEREPSEGYSEALAEGVNRVLNDAPFAERLFYAGQDRSRAFNWRMSAEKVWQLHADL from the coding sequence ATGACCAATCTCCGCGTCATCATCGATGAGATGCTCTCGCCGAATCACGGCAGCGTCGCCCGATATTCGGAAGAGTTGACGAGAGGGCTCATCGCGAGCGCGCCGAACAACTGTTATGTGGAAGCATTCGTATCGGCGTCAACCGACGCTGAATACGCGCTTATTGCTGAACGGCTACCGAACCTGGCGAAGCTGCATAAGAGTGCGCTCAGCCGCCGTGAGTTGCGGGCATCCTGGCAGCACGGTTTCACGAAAATTCCGGGCACCGGAATGCTGCACGCTACGAGCCTCCTCGCCCCGCTTCGCCGCCACGACCGCCTCCATCGCGGCGATCAAATCGTGGTGACGGTGCACGAAACCGTCGCTTGGACGCGCCAAGACCAGCTCGGAAGCCGTCAGGCAAGCTGGAGCCGCGCGATGCTTGCCCGTGCTGAGAAGTATGCCGACGCCGTAGTGGTTCCCAGCCACACCGTTGCCCAGCAGCTTGACGAGATTGCCCAGTTCGGCGATCGGGTGCGCGTTATTAGTGGTGCCCCAAGTACGAGTTTGCGCGTGCCCGACAACGGTGAAGAACGAGCAGAAGAGCTCAACCTGCCCGAGCGATTCTTGCTCGCCATCGGTGGCCTTGATCCGAATCGCGCGATCGATCACCTTATCCGTGCCCTCCGCGACGTCGACGATGATGTAGTTCTGCTTTTGGTAGGGCCAGAGCCCGACGATGAAACGATCGCCGCCTTCGTCGCTTCCGAAGGGATCCGTCCTGAGCGTGTTCGTTGCCTCGGCACTCTCAGCAACGAAGACCTGTCGGTGGCTTTCGACCATGCATCGGCATTCGTGTATCCCAACCTAGATGTCGGATTCGGGATGCCTGTGCTTGAGGCTCTCTCGTTTGGTATTCCTGTCGTGCACTCTGATGCGCCCGCACTGGTGGAACTTGCCGCTGATGCCGGAGTCGTTGTCGAACGCGAGCCGTCAGAAGGCTATAGCGAGGCGCTTGCCGAAGGGGTCAATCGGGTGCTGAACGATGCTCCATTCGCTGAGCGGCTCTTCTATGCCGGTCAGGATCGTTCCCGCGCATTCAATTGGCGCATGTCAGCGGAAAAGGTCTGGCAACTGCACGCTGACCTGTAA
- the rfbD gene encoding dTDP-4-dehydrorhamnose reductase, whose protein sequence is MTRIAVVGAGGMLGTDLMHALSGREATGFTRAELDITDGTATLATLEGFDVIINTSAYTRVDDAETDEENAHLVNAVGPHNLARAAAKHGSRLVQLSTDYVFDGTATEPYLEDALRHPVSAYGRTKAAGELLALEHNPGRTAIVRTAWLYGKNGSNFPRTMLKLAADRDTLEVVNDQRGQPTWTGDLADQLVALVDAGTPAGIFHGTNSGQATWFDLAQAVFVCAGLDPDRVKPTDSSAFQRPAPRPSFSVLGHHAWLDAGIEPMRDWKQALQAAFESGALTAE, encoded by the coding sequence GTGACGCGAATCGCTGTGGTTGGTGCTGGCGGAATGCTCGGCACCGACCTCATGCACGCCCTCAGCGGCCGTGAAGCCACTGGGTTCACTCGCGCCGAGCTCGACATCACCGACGGTACAGCTACTCTCGCAACGCTGGAGGGTTTCGACGTCATCATCAACACATCGGCGTACACCCGAGTGGATGACGCTGAGACTGACGAAGAGAACGCTCACCTCGTCAACGCGGTTGGGCCACACAACCTGGCTCGTGCCGCAGCAAAACACGGATCTCGGCTCGTGCAGCTTTCGACAGACTACGTATTCGACGGCACGGCCACCGAGCCTTACCTCGAAGATGCTCTCCGGCATCCGGTATCCGCCTACGGCCGCACGAAGGCTGCAGGCGAGTTGCTAGCTCTCGAGCACAATCCCGGTCGCACGGCGATTGTGCGTACCGCTTGGCTTTATGGCAAGAACGGGTCGAATTTTCCCCGCACCATGCTGAAGCTTGCTGCAGACCGCGACACTCTCGAAGTTGTTAACGACCAGAGAGGTCAGCCCACTTGGACGGGTGATCTCGCTGATCAACTTGTTGCCCTCGTTGATGCCGGAACTCCCGCTGGAATTTTCCACGGCACAAATTCGGGACAAGCTACGTGGTTCGATCTTGCTCAAGCCGTTTTCGTCTGCGCCGGACTCGATCCTGATAGGGTCAAGCCGACCGACAGTTCAGCTTTTCAGAGGCCTGCGCCCCGACCAAGCTTTTCTGTACTCGGTCACCATGCGTGGCTCGATGCGGGGATTGAACCAATGCGTGATTGGAAGCAGGCCCTTCAGGCCGCCTTTGAATCAGGAGCGTTGACTGCCGAATGA
- the rfbB gene encoding dTDP-glucose 4,6-dehydratase, which translates to MKILVTGGAGFIGSNFVRRTLEDTYPGLAGADVVVLDALTYSGNLENLAPIADSPRYTFVEGDIRDADLLDQLLGDVDTIVHFAAESHVDRSVRDASAFVETNVLGTQRLLDAALRAKTPRFVHVSTDEVYGSIAEGSWDELRPLEPNSPYSASKAGSDLLARSYYRTHGLNVSITRCSNNYGPYHFPEKLIPLFVTNLIDGKHVPLYGEGNNIRDWLHVDDHCRGIALVVSGGRAGEIYNIGGGTELTNKELTQMLLDHTGTDWSSVDRVEDRLGHDLRYSVDISKIQSELGYAPQVPFEQGLADVVQWYRDNRQWWEPLKDKAAL; encoded by the coding sequence ATGAAGATCCTCGTGACCGGCGGCGCCGGATTCATCGGCTCGAACTTCGTTCGACGCACACTAGAAGACACCTACCCTGGTCTTGCTGGTGCCGATGTCGTGGTGCTTGATGCCTTGACCTACTCGGGAAACCTCGAAAATCTGGCACCGATCGCCGACTCGCCCCGCTACACATTCGTTGAGGGCGACATCCGCGATGCTGATCTGCTCGACCAGCTTCTGGGTGACGTCGACACGATCGTGCACTTCGCCGCAGAGTCACACGTTGACCGCTCAGTGCGCGATGCCAGCGCTTTTGTCGAGACGAACGTTCTCGGTACGCAACGCCTGCTCGATGCTGCACTTCGCGCCAAGACACCTCGGTTTGTTCACGTCTCAACAGACGAGGTCTACGGCTCGATTGCGGAAGGTTCGTGGGACGAACTTCGCCCGCTCGAGCCCAACTCGCCGTACTCGGCGTCCAAGGCTGGCAGCGACCTGCTCGCGCGCAGCTACTACCGCACCCACGGACTCAACGTGTCAATCACACGCTGTTCTAACAACTACGGTCCGTACCACTTCCCCGAGAAGCTGATTCCCTTGTTCGTCACCAATCTGATCGACGGCAAACACGTTCCCCTCTACGGCGAGGGCAACAACATCCGCGACTGGCTGCACGTTGACGACCACTGCCGCGGCATCGCTCTCGTCGTATCGGGTGGTCGGGCTGGCGAAATCTATAACATCGGCGGCGGCACAGAACTCACCAACAAGGAGCTCACCCAGATGCTCCTCGACCACACCGGCACCGACTGGTCATCAGTCGACCGCGTTGAGGATCGCCTCGGTCACGACCTGCGCTACAGCGTCGACATCTCCAAGATTCAGTCTGAGCTTGGCTATGCACCTCAGGTGCCGTTCGAGCAGGGTCTCGCTGACGTTGTGCAGTGGTACCGCGACAACCGCCAGTGGTGGGAACCGCTCAAGGACAAGGCTGCGCTGTGA
- a CDS encoding NAD(P)-dependent oxidoreductase: MKVLVVGGSGFIGSRLLEVLHEQGHQFTNFDRHRSTKFPEQSITGDVRSADELTAASVGHDAIINLAAEHRDDVSPLSLYTEVNVGGAHALVAAAEANGIQRIVFTSTVAIYGLDKNNAAEDSVPEPFNEYGRSKLVAEGVFSEWANADAARSLAMVRPSVVFGEGNRGNVYNLAKQVSSGRFIMVGKGENKKSMAYVGNIVGYIASRLEAPAGIEIRNFADKPDLSTKDLISILRDEMNIHAASGLRLPLALGIAAGYVFDAAAKITRRTFPISAVRIRKFAADTTVNTDRLRDSGYTATYSLQEALKRTLASEFPTSGASARSTDSAPNSDRNPS, from the coding sequence ATGAAAGTTCTCGTCGTCGGAGGTAGTGGCTTTATCGGCAGTCGCCTTCTCGAAGTTTTGCACGAGCAAGGCCACCAGTTCACCAATTTCGACCGTCACCGCTCGACGAAGTTTCCGGAACAATCGATCACTGGCGATGTGCGCTCCGCCGATGAACTAACGGCGGCGAGTGTTGGCCACGACGCGATCATCAACCTTGCCGCGGAACATCGGGATGACGTTTCGCCGCTGAGCCTCTACACCGAGGTCAATGTGGGTGGCGCTCACGCCCTTGTGGCCGCCGCGGAGGCCAACGGCATCCAGCGCATCGTTTTTACGAGCACCGTTGCGATCTACGGCCTCGACAAGAACAATGCTGCCGAAGACTCGGTGCCAGAACCCTTCAACGAATACGGTCGTTCAAAGCTCGTAGCCGAGGGCGTTTTCAGCGAATGGGCGAACGCGGATGCCGCACGCTCGTTAGCGATGGTGCGACCGTCAGTCGTGTTCGGCGAAGGCAACCGCGGCAACGTGTACAACCTGGCAAAGCAGGTCTCCTCTGGCCGCTTCATCATGGTGGGCAAGGGCGAAAACAAGAAGTCGATGGCGTACGTCGGCAACATCGTCGGCTACATCGCAAGCAGACTCGAGGCTCCTGCAGGCATCGAGATCCGCAATTTCGCTGACAAGCCCGATCTGTCGACGAAGGATCTCATCTCGATTTTGCGCGACGAAATGAACATTCACGCTGCCAGTGGATTGCGCCTACCACTCGCGCTGGGGATAGCCGCCGGCTACGTCTTTGACGCTGCCGCTAAGATCACCAGACGAACTTTTCCCATTAGCGCTGTTCGAATTCGCAAGTTCGCCGCCGATACAACGGTGAACACCGATCGGCTGCGCGACTCCGGCTACACCGCCACGTACAGCTTGCAGGAAGCCCTCAAGCGAACCTTGGCCTCAGAATTTCCCACCTCTGGCGCTTCAGCACGCTCCACAGACTCTGCACCCAATTCAGATAGGAACCCCTCATGA